A window of the Vibrio pomeroyi genome harbors these coding sequences:
- a CDS encoding P-loop NTPase family protein: MDMRGIPSPSTLKPQISAPLVPTSIESLGIPEVVIENLLLKHLSAYPKSDVLELSNYLCVVTHIVENGLAVLRKKSLIEVFQPVSALSLESSSHSHVRYSLSEKGMEEADLAFTRDAYLGPVPVSLAQYSDIVKQQDLRAELVTRPHVEAALSDVYGVNRMISVLGPAINSGRALLLYGHAGTGKTFVATRIVNALHTSVFIPYAVYALGNIIKVFSTQHHKPLDSNGSENVVSLKDQYDKRWLNCERPNIQVGGELTMSMLEVNHSENSRVWLAPVQMMANNGIFVIDDLGRQPMPVDTLLNRWIVPMEYSFDYLSLPNGQQVTMPFVLTLAFSTNLNPEKISDPAFLRRLGYKIEFKPLNQRDYEALWMNVVAEKEMELQDGFFERLSQMHTLYKVPLFPCLPKDLVGISKDILSFEQLPPVITFDILSMAWEVYFTSDGHEEENNE, encoded by the coding sequence ATGGATATGAGAGGGATTCCTTCCCCGAGCACTTTAAAGCCTCAAATATCAGCTCCTTTGGTTCCGACGTCCATTGAATCGCTTGGTATACCTGAAGTTGTGATTGAAAATTTATTGCTCAAGCACTTATCTGCGTACCCTAAATCTGATGTCTTAGAGCTTTCTAACTACTTGTGTGTAGTGACACATATTGTTGAAAACGGACTTGCGGTACTCAGAAAAAAATCATTGATTGAAGTTTTCCAGCCAGTCTCAGCTCTCTCCTTAGAGTCATCTTCGCATAGCCATGTCCGATATTCCTTGTCGGAGAAAGGTATGGAAGAAGCTGACCTAGCCTTTACCCGTGATGCCTATCTTGGACCTGTCCCTGTTTCACTTGCTCAATATAGTGACATTGTAAAGCAACAAGATCTAAGAGCGGAGTTAGTGACGCGACCGCATGTCGAAGCGGCACTGAGTGATGTCTATGGCGTCAACAGAATGATCTCTGTGTTGGGACCTGCAATTAATTCGGGTAGAGCTTTGCTTCTGTATGGGCATGCAGGAACCGGTAAAACCTTTGTTGCAACACGTATTGTGAATGCTCTACACACATCCGTTTTTATTCCTTATGCCGTTTATGCGCTCGGAAATATCATTAAGGTTTTTTCTACTCAACACCATAAACCACTAGATAGTAATGGTAGTGAGAATGTCGTTTCTCTTAAGGATCAATACGATAAGCGTTGGCTTAATTGTGAGCGACCGAACATTCAGGTTGGTGGTGAGCTGACCATGAGCATGCTTGAAGTTAATCACTCTGAGAACAGTCGAGTTTGGTTGGCTCCCGTACAAATGATGGCCAACAACGGCATCTTTGTGATTGATGATCTTGGACGCCAACCAATGCCAGTGGATACATTGCTTAATCGCTGGATTGTGCCGATGGAGTATTCTTTTGATTACCTCTCGTTACCTAATGGCCAACAAGTCACGATGCCATTTGTGTTAACGCTTGCCTTCTCCACGAACTTGAACCCTGAGAAGATCAGCGACCCAGCATTCTTACGCAGACTGGGTTATAAAATTGAGTTCAAACCTCTTAATCAACGTGATTATGAAGCTTTGTGGATGAACGTTGTTGCAGAGAAAGAGATGGAGCTCCAAGATGGATTCTTTGAGCGCTTGTCGCAAATGCACACCCTTTATAAGGTGCCACTTTTCCCCTGCTTACCGAAAGATCTCGTAGGTATTAGTAAAGACATTCTTTCGTTTGAGCAACTCCCGCCCGTTATTACTTTCGATATTCTTTCCATGGCATGGGAAGTCTACTTTACCTCTGATGGACACGAGGAAGAAAATAATGAATAA
- a CDS encoding A24 family peptidase yields the protein MISESLVFWALLIIVSVYDVEKHRIPNKILILLLSFYFLSVLNDEFSIDTLFVSLTGAIVLFSVGLLLYFIKAMSAGDVKLLGVIGLYIGWGSLLDVSYYILIASGMIGILYLFYNRANNSDMTVRKYFEEKLLLVSGISPNMKGEYVVHSRYSNKVTMPFAPSVVIGLAMYSYFA from the coding sequence ATGATAAGTGAATCTTTGGTTTTTTGGGCGTTGCTTATTATTGTTTCGGTATACGATGTTGAGAAACATCGTATACCAAATAAGATACTGATTTTATTGTTGTCTTTTTATTTCTTGTCAGTTTTAAATGACGAATTTTCAATAGATACATTATTTGTTTCATTAACAGGTGCTATCGTTCTTTTCTCTGTGGGTTTGCTCTTATATTTTATTAAGGCTATGTCTGCTGGGGATGTAAAGTTACTGGGTGTTATTGGTCTATATATTGGGTGGGGATCATTACTTGATGTTTCTTATTACATACTCATTGCATCGGGGATGATAGGGATATTATATCTGTTTTATAATCGAGCTAATAATAGTGATATGACAGTTCGTAAATATTTTGAAGAAAAATTGCTGTTAGTCAGTGGTATATCACCAAATATGAAAGGTGAGTATGTTGTGCATTCTCGTTACTCAAATAAAGTAACCATGCCATTTGCTCCTTCAGTTGTTATAGGTTTAGCGATGTACAGTTATTTTGCCTAG
- a CDS encoding Flp family type IVb pilin: MSKFLKNCKEFMNDEEGLTVIEYVIGAAMLVLGLTTIFTGIGTALSTKLSTIVDQISTS; the protein is encoded by the coding sequence ATGAGTAAGTTTTTGAAAAATTGTAAAGAATTCATGAATGATGAAGAAGGTCTTACTGTCATTGAATACGTAATTGGTGCTGCTATGCTCGTATTGGGATTAACGACAATATTTACTGGTATTGGTACTGCGTTATCAACGAAATTAAGTACGATCGTTGATCAAATCAGTACGTCATAA
- a CDS encoding helix-turn-helix domain-containing protein — MKIITPLLSDIDSDFNSIIINKISRYFPIDNYKQDISIISNLDVRLVFFILNRTDNLQLIKMALSICENLNKRIVIICSGQIPNIVRNHKNIFFVIETNSNHLTSTFEELKNKTQHIFEPHFDLDRNTNSNNQLPAKLFTSEVVNFVMDNINKEIRETEIAEKCHCSTTYFSKKFHLHFGVSFRDFVCDKRILLAKKLIEADTESKIAVISYQCGYKDVSYFSRIFKKRTGVTPASYRRACTDNRKR, encoded by the coding sequence ATGAAAATAATTACACCTTTACTGTCAGATATCGATAGCGACTTTAATTCAATTATCATCAATAAAATAAGTCGTTACTTTCCTATTGATAACTATAAACAAGATATATCTATAATCAGTAACTTAGATGTAAGGCTCGTATTCTTTATATTGAATAGAACAGATAATCTTCAACTGATTAAAATGGCCCTCTCTATTTGTGAAAACCTGAACAAACGAATAGTCATTATTTGTTCAGGCCAGATACCTAATATCGTGCGAAATCATAAGAATATATTCTTTGTTATCGAAACGAACAGTAATCATCTGACCAGTACCTTTGAAGAACTTAAAAATAAAACACAACATATCTTCGAACCTCACTTCGATCTCGACCGAAATACCAATAGCAACAATCAACTGCCAGCAAAGCTGTTCACGTCTGAGGTCGTTAACTTTGTTATGGACAACATTAACAAAGAGATAAGAGAAACAGAGATCGCTGAAAAGTGTCATTGTTCAACCACCTACTTTTCTAAGAAGTTTCATCTACACTTTGGAGTGAGCTTTAGAGACTTTGTATGCGACAAACGAATTCTGTTAGCCAAGAAGTTAATCGAAGCCGATACCGAATCAAAAATCGCTGTCATTTCTTATCAATGTGGATACAAGGATGTGTCGTATTTTTCAAGAATCTTTAAGAAAAGGACCGGAGTAACGCCCGCAAGTTACAGACGTGCCTGCACGGATAACAGAAAACGCTAA
- a CDS encoding AMP-binding protein has translation MIQPNEFSQEQATALPTPNDMILKWAEERPNEVYLKQIINRQFVEFTYKEVADKALKLASALEGLGAQPGDRVALVSKNCAEWFICDLAMMLGDFVSVPIFPTAGADTIQYCIEHSESKIVIAGKLDDPKATQQVLDDNPSLVSISLPYDSAAKCQHTFEQLIETHEPSSKRPQHHDDKLMSLVYTSGTSGLPKGAMLTYGAFTWSVQRLIDHIGIQKDDRLFSYLPLAHITERVYIFGSSVMGGVVTAFPESLDTFIDDVKMHRPTLFISVPRLWTLFQQRIQDKLPQKKLNFLLKIPFVNNIIKKKLADGLGLDQARVLGCGSAPVSPALLAWYESVGLHITEAWGMTESFAYSTLNYPFRADKIGTVGNAGPGIELKIAEDEEILVRGKGLFSGYYKNDIATQESFNSEGWLHTGDIGDIDSEGYLTIRGRKKDTFKTAKGKFVAPVPIENKLFEYSRVEMMCLIGLGLPGPILLVVPHDFPNFDRARYEKTTKRVIEKMNGQLASHEKIKGVLMIKEPWSIENGVLTPTLKIKRHILEQKYHEVGHNWPKDKLVVWEE, from the coding sequence ATGATTCAGCCTAACGAGTTTAGCCAAGAACAAGCAACAGCTCTCCCTACACCCAATGACATGATTTTAAAATGGGCAGAAGAACGCCCAAATGAAGTCTATCTAAAACAAATAATTAACCGCCAATTTGTTGAATTCACTTATAAAGAAGTGGCCGACAAAGCACTAAAACTGGCGTCAGCATTAGAAGGACTCGGAGCCCAACCAGGCGATCGAGTTGCTCTCGTTTCAAAAAACTGTGCAGAGTGGTTTATCTGTGATCTTGCCATGATGTTAGGAGATTTTGTCAGCGTCCCAATCTTTCCAACAGCGGGGGCAGACACCATTCAATACTGTATTGAACACAGTGAAAGTAAGATTGTGATCGCCGGTAAACTTGACGATCCTAAGGCGACTCAACAAGTACTTGATGACAACCCGAGCTTGGTCAGTATCTCGCTACCTTACGATAGTGCCGCGAAATGCCAACACACATTCGAGCAGCTCATCGAAACACACGAACCCTCAAGCAAACGACCTCAGCACCACGACGATAAGCTCATGTCCTTGGTGTATACTTCTGGTACGTCTGGGTTGCCGAAAGGCGCAATGCTGACCTACGGCGCTTTTACATGGTCAGTTCAGAGGTTGATTGATCATATCGGTATACAAAAAGATGATCGTCTATTTTCTTACCTGCCACTTGCCCATATTACGGAGCGAGTTTACATCTTCGGCTCTTCAGTGATGGGTGGTGTGGTTACTGCTTTCCCTGAGTCTTTAGACACCTTTATTGATGATGTGAAGATGCATCGTCCAACCTTGTTTATTTCAGTACCTCGTTTATGGACTCTGTTCCAACAACGAATTCAAGACAAGCTCCCGCAGAAAAAACTGAATTTCTTACTCAAAATTCCGTTTGTGAATAACATCATTAAGAAGAAGCTAGCTGACGGCCTGGGCTTAGATCAAGCGCGCGTTCTCGGCTGTGGTTCAGCGCCAGTATCACCGGCTCTACTCGCATGGTACGAAAGCGTCGGCTTACACATTACCGAGGCTTGGGGCATGACAGAGTCTTTCGCCTACAGTACGCTCAACTACCCTTTCAGAGCCGATAAAATTGGTACTGTCGGTAATGCAGGTCCAGGGATAGAACTCAAGATAGCTGAAGACGAAGAGATTCTCGTTCGAGGTAAAGGGTTATTCTCTGGTTACTACAAGAATGATATTGCGACCCAAGAGTCTTTTAACTCTGAAGGTTGGCTCCATACAGGAGACATCGGGGATATCGACAGCGAAGGCTACCTAACAATTCGTGGACGTAAGAAAGATACCTTCAAAACCGCGAAAGGTAAGTTTGTAGCTCCCGTTCCTATCGAGAACAAACTCTTTGAATACAGCCGCGTAGAAATGATGTGTTTGATAGGCTTAGGCTTACCTGGCCCTATTCTGCTTGTCGTTCCACACGACTTCCCTAATTTTGATCGAGCTCGTTATGAGAAAACGACCAAGCGTGTTATCGAGAAGATGAACGGACAACTCGCTTCACACGAGAAGATCAAAGGCGTATTGATGATTAAGGAACCGTGGAGTATTGAGAATGGTGTGTTAACTCCGACTCTTAAGATCAAACGACATATCCTCGAGCAGAAATACCACGAAGTTGGCCATAACTGGCCGAAAGACAAACTAGTGGTTTGGGAAGAGTAA
- a CDS encoding vWA domain-containing protein has product MDNGTPIKYRYSRGLVALMSVIALPFILLVVGLSVDAGRAYIVKSKLFAAVDAASIAAARAVANGEDAGRAAAQKYFTANIPADFYSATPSLGAVNFAYDSFGNISIDISATAQVPTVFLPLIGLDTFNPGVSAQSIRRPVDLVLVIDNTTSLRLGSIGDVTQDVIDRSKSFVENFHEGFDRVSLVKFAFGSEVPVAFNATRGHSRSTIKSEIDSFNFGSTSNAQYTNASEGMYRALNELRTVTDPANLKVIVFFTDGAPNTFATTFDFEDGDSHTGAIRSSDGSSGTPRGLWRHDSIATTLSGGYEGNNIDDRISEMPQYYTTHDSSATEFNILNPTHSVRPVAQYDPDSHSANDLYTRVNRVARNLVEDIAEAARGEDIYVFTLGLGSSLTSATGPDSEFGEDLLLRMANSSALLDDPDLSADYDPAQLEGVYCHAIDEEALGPCFDEMLDVIIRLTL; this is encoded by the coding sequence ATGGATAATGGAACCCCAATCAAATATCGTTACAGTCGAGGGTTAGTGGCTTTGATGTCAGTCATCGCACTGCCTTTTATTCTCTTAGTTGTGGGACTTTCTGTTGATGCTGGGCGTGCTTATATTGTTAAGTCTAAACTCTTTGCTGCAGTCGATGCGGCGAGTATTGCGGCTGCAAGAGCGGTAGCTAATGGTGAAGATGCAGGACGAGCAGCGGCACAAAAATATTTCACTGCGAACATTCCTGCCGACTTTTATTCGGCGACACCTAGTTTAGGTGCCGTCAACTTCGCATATGATTCGTTTGGTAATATCTCTATCGATATATCAGCGACAGCGCAAGTACCTACTGTCTTTCTACCATTGATAGGGCTAGATACGTTCAATCCAGGTGTGTCGGCACAATCTATTCGTCGTCCAGTGGATTTGGTATTAGTGATTGATAACACGACTTCCTTGAGGCTCGGGAGTATCGGAGACGTGACACAAGACGTTATCGACAGGTCTAAGTCATTCGTTGAGAATTTTCATGAAGGATTTGATCGTGTTTCATTGGTTAAATTTGCGTTCGGCTCAGAGGTGCCAGTCGCATTCAATGCTACTCGAGGTCATAGCCGAAGCACTATCAAATCAGAAATTGATAGCTTTAACTTTGGTAGCACGTCTAATGCACAATATACCAATGCATCAGAAGGGATGTATCGTGCTCTGAATGAGTTAAGAACGGTGACTGATCCTGCCAACTTGAAAGTGATCGTATTCTTCACCGATGGTGCGCCAAATACTTTTGCGACAACGTTTGATTTTGAGGATGGCGATTCACACACTGGCGCAATTCGCTCGAGTGATGGTAGCAGTGGTACGCCGAGAGGGCTTTGGAGGCATGACTCTATAGCAACCACTTTGTCTGGTGGTTATGAAGGGAATAATATTGACGACCGTATCAGTGAAATGCCTCAGTACTACACGACTCATGATTCCAGCGCTACAGAGTTCAATATTCTAAATCCAACTCATTCGGTTCGTCCTGTCGCGCAATACGACCCTGATAGTCACTCTGCCAATGATCTGTATACCAGAGTTAATCGGGTTGCGCGTAATTTAGTGGAGGACATTGCTGAAGCGGCAAGAGGGGAAGATATTTACGTCTTTACCTTGGGGTTAGGTTCATCATTAACATCGGCAACTGGACCAGATAGTGAATTTGGGGAGGACTTGTTGTTGCGAATGGCAAACTCTAGTGCGCTTTTGGATGATCCTGATTTAAGTGCGGATTATGACCCTGCTCAGTTAGAGGGAGTGTATTGTCACGCTATCGATGAAGAGGCGTTAGGCCCTTGCTTTGATGAGATGTTGGATGTGATTATTCGTTTAACCTTATAA
- a CDS encoding TadE/TadG family type IV pilus assembly protein: protein MFPLKIKRAAEKGFAAIEMTLIAPLFMLLIVAAVDITHLIQANHIIISISREGGNIISRSNTDTPQEVMDIIATTSGTLDLTQDGVIYITEVVGQEDASPYIKSQYRWNQHGLSKNSAIWSSCSNWASDGECSDVDADDPPLINNLAVALDDGEIVYSVEVFYDYSPIFSRVFDDEYILSDTTYM, encoded by the coding sequence ATGTTTCCTTTGAAGATCAAAAGAGCCGCTGAGAAAGGGTTTGCGGCAATAGAAATGACGTTGATAGCACCATTATTTATGTTGCTCATTGTTGCTGCTGTCGACATCACACATCTCATTCAAGCTAACCATATCATTATCAGTATCAGTCGAGAGGGCGGAAATATTATCTCGCGGAGCAATACTGATACCCCACAAGAAGTCATGGATATTATAGCGACGACATCTGGAACATTAGATTTGACGCAAGACGGCGTCATTTATATTACCGAGGTGGTTGGGCAAGAAGATGCTTCGCCATATATAAAAAGTCAGTATCGATGGAATCAGCACGGCCTGAGTAAAAATAGTGCTATTTGGTCAAGCTGCAGTAATTGGGCAAGCGATGGAGAGTGTTCAGATGTCGATGCTGATGATCCTCCTCTCATTAACAATCTAGCGGTGGCGCTTGATGATGGGGAGATCGTGTACAGCGTAGAAGTATTCTATGACTATTCGCCTATTTTTAGTCGAGTTTTTGATGATGAATATATTCTGAGCGACACAACATATATGTAA
- a CDS encoding TadE family protein, with product MMSIVRGSGRNRALGYLKSKIKGIAIIEFTIVVSLFFALFLTVVDLGIYGFVKLTMQHSAREGARYAITGRSDLDPDASSNREAAILEKISQSSSGLLDKVMDVQNIRVEDVYGNAIAGFGGSGDIISIHLDCEWPSVNPYMYVLLDDGKFKFTVSAAMKNEAF from the coding sequence ATAATGTCTATTGTAAGAGGCTCGGGGCGTAACCGCGCACTTGGCTATCTCAAATCCAAAATAAAAGGCATCGCTATTATCGAGTTTACGATCGTGGTGAGTCTGTTTTTCGCGCTTTTTTTAACGGTTGTCGATCTTGGGATCTACGGGTTTGTTAAATTAACCATGCAACACTCGGCAAGAGAGGGCGCAAGATATGCCATTACAGGTCGTTCTGATCTGGACCCCGACGCATCGAGTAACCGAGAAGCGGCAATTTTAGAAAAAATCTCCCAATCTTCGAGCGGTCTGCTCGACAAAGTGATGGATGTCCAAAACATACGTGTTGAAGATGTCTACGGCAATGCGATCGCCGGATTCGGTGGTTCAGGAGACATTATTTCTATTCACCTTGATTGCGAGTGGCCATCCGTAAACCCTTATATGTATGTTTTGCTCGATGACGGAAAGTTTAAATTTACCGTTAGTGCAGCAATGAAAAACGAAGCTTTTTAA